The proteins below come from a single Zea mays cultivar B73 chromosome 8, Zm-B73-REFERENCE-NAM-5.0, whole genome shotgun sequence genomic window:
- the LOC103635138 gene encoding pyrophosphate-energized vacuolar membrane proton pump: MGSAAAADVVIPACAAVGIAFALWQWFLVSRVKMSAYAAPGNGGHHGGPVFRMEDDEEDVGMGGAGDRDEEEEETAGDGTVAVARCAEIQSAISVGANSFLFTQYKYLAAFTVVFAVVIFLFLGSVHRFSTDSRPCQYTSGRTCKPALANAVFSSVAFLLGAATSVVSGYLGMRIATYANGRTTLEARRGVGAAFATAFRSGAVMGFLLASLGLLVLYITIKVFGLYYGDDWESLYESITGYGLGGSSMALFGRVGGGIYTKAADVGADLVGKVERNIPEDDPRNPAVIADNVGDNVGDIAGMGSDLFGSYAESTCAALFVASISSFGADHNFAAVAYPLLISSAGLLVCLVTTLFATDLFKVKTVRGVAPALKLQLIISTVLMTVAALVVSLAALPAKFTMFDFGEAKQVKNWHLFLCVAIGLWAGLAIGFTTEYFTSNAYSPVRDVADSCRTGAATNVIFGLALGYKSVIVPVFAIAVSIYVGFTLASIYGIAVAALGMLSTVATGLAIDAYGPISDNAGGIAEMAGMSRRIRQRTDALDAAGNTTAAIGKGFAIGSAALVSLALFGAFVSRAGVEDVNVLNPKVFVGLLVGAMLPYWFSAMTMKSVGSAALKMVEEVRRQFITIPGLMEGRAAPDYARCVRISTDASLKEMMPPGALVLLAPLVAGTFFGVSTLAGLLAGALVSGVQIAISASNSGGAWDNAKKYIEAGASDHAKSLGPKGSDAHKAAVIGDTIGDPLKDTSGPSLNILIKLMAVESLVFAPFFAAHGGLIFK, from the exons ATGGGCTCCGCAGCGGCGGCGGACGTGGTCATCCCGGCGTGCGCGGCGGTGGGCATCGCCTTCGCGCTGTGGCAATGGTTCCTCGTCTCCAGGGTGAAGATGTCCGCCTACGCGGCGCCCGGCAACGGCGGCCACCACGGGGGCCCCGTCTTCCGGAtggaggacgacgaggaggacgTCGGCATGGGCGGTGCCGGCGACCgcgacgaggaggaggaggagaccgCCGGCGACGGCACTGTCGCCGTGGCGCGCTGCGCGGAGATCCAGAGCGCCATTTCGGTTG GCGCCAACTCATTCCTTTTCACACAATACAAGTATCTCGCCGCGTTCACGGTAGTCTTCGCCGTGGTGATCTTCCTCTTCCTGGGCTCCGTTCACCGGTTCAGCACTGACAGCCGGCCGTGCCAGTACACCAGTGGTCGCACCTGTAAACCAGCGCTGGCAAACGCGGTGTTCAGCTCTGTGGCCTTCCTCCTCGGCGCCGCCACCTCTGTGGTGTCCGGGTACCTCGGCATGCGGATCGCCACCTACGCGAACGGCAGGACCACCCTGGAAGCTCGGCGTGGCGTGGGCGCGGCCTTCGCCACGGCGTTCCGGTCTGGCGCCGTGATGGGCTTCCTCTTGGCCTCCCTGGGCCTCCTCGTACTCTACATCACCATCAAGGTGTTCGGGCTCTACTACGGCGACGACTGGGAGAGCCTGTACGAGTCGATCACCGGGTACGGCCTCGGCGGGTCGTCGATGGCGCTGTTCGGGCGCGTCGGCGGCGGCATCTACACCAAGGCGGCAGACGTGGGCGCGGACCTCGTCGGGAAGGTGGAGCGCAACATCCCCGAGGACGACCCGAGGAACCCCGCGGTGATCGCGGACAACGTGGGCGACAACGTGGGCGACATCGCCGGGATGGGGTCTGACCTGTTCGGCTCCTACGCCGAGTCCACCTGTGCGGCGCTGTTCGTCGCGTCCATCTCCTCGTTCGGCGCCGACCACAACTTCGCGGCGGTGGCCTATCCGCTGCTCATCAGCTCCGCGGGGCTCCTTGTCTGCCTGGTCACCACGCTCTTCGCCACGGACCTGTTCAAGGTGAAGACCGTCCGTGGCGTGGCGCCCGCGCTGAAGCTGCAGCTCATCATCTCCACCGTGCTGATGACCGTCGCCGCGCTTGTCGTGTCcttggcggcgctccccgccaaaTTCACCATGTTCGATTTCGGAGAAGCGAAGCAAGTGAAGAACTG GCACCTGTTCTTATGCGTGGCCATTGGGCTTTGGGCTGGTCTCGCCATCGGCTTCACCACCGAGTACTTCACCAGCAACGCCTACAG CCCGGTCCGGGACGTCGCTGACTCATGCAGGACGGGCGCTGCgaccaacgtcatcttcggcctcGCCCTCGGGTACAAGTCCGTCATCGTGCCCGTCTTCGCCATCGCCGTGTCCATCTACGTCGGCTTCACGCTGGCATCCATCTACGGCATCGCGGTCGCCGCGCTCGGGATGCTGAGCACGGTCGCCACGGGGCTGGCCATCGACGCCTACGGCCCCATCAGCGACAACGCCGGCGGGATCGCTGAGATGGCAGGCATGAGCCGCAGGATCCGGCAAAGAACCGACGCGCTCGACGCCGCCGGCAACACCACGGCCGCCATTGGCAAG GGATTCGCCATCGGATCGGCTGCGCTGGTGTCGCTGGCGCTGTTCGGCGCGTTCGTGAGCCGCGCGGGGGTCGAGGACGTGAACGTGCTCAACCCGAAGGTGTTCGTCGGCCTTCTCGTGGGGGCGATGCTCCCGTACTGGTTCTCGGCGATGACGATGAAGAGCGTGGGCAGCGCAGCACTGAAGATGGTGGAGGAGGTGCGCCGGCAGTTCATCACCATCCCTGGGCTCATGGAGGGCCGCGCCGCGCCGGACTACGCGCGCTGCGTCAGGATCTCCACGGACGCGTCGCTCAAGGAGATGATGCCGCCAGGAGCGCTGGTGCTGCTCGCGCCGCTGGTCGCCGGCACCTTCTTCGGAGTCAGCACGCTCGCGGGACTACTCGCCGGCGCACTGGTTTCCGGTGTCCAG ATTGCCATATCTGCTTCGAACAGTGGTGGAGCATGGGACAATGCCAAGAAATATATAGAG GCAGGTGCGTCTGATCACGCCAAGTCTCTGGGCCCCAAGGGGTCGGACGCTCACAAGGCTGCCGTGATCGGCGACACCATCGGCGACCCTCTCAAGGACACCTCCGGACCGTCCCTCAACATCCTGATCAAGCTCATGGCCGTCGAGTCTCTAGTATTTGCGCCATTCTTCGCCGCCCATGGAGGCCTGATATTCAAGTAG